One window of Anaerolineales bacterium genomic DNA carries:
- a CDS encoding pyridoxamine 5'-phosphate oxidase family protein, whose protein sequence is MAREYIGQNPTAFQRRPHLTKDDAWIREFLKTAKVGHIATSVDGQPFINPTTFWFDEENHQIAFHSNISGRIRSNIEYNPKVTLEASELGKMLPSNVALEFSLQFRSVVVFGTARVVTEPAEARRLLYGLIGKYFPTLQAGEEYREITEKELRATSVYAIKIGEWSGKENWADVADQSDEWKPLDAKWFEYYRNNT, encoded by the coding sequence ATGGCCAGAGAATATATCGGTCAAAACCCCACCGCTTTCCAACGCAGGCCACACCTGACAAAAGACGATGCATGGATTCGGGAGTTCCTAAAAACAGCGAAAGTCGGTCACATCGCCACTTCAGTGGATGGACAGCCATTCATCAATCCAACCACTTTCTGGTTCGATGAAGAAAATCACCAGATCGCCTTTCACTCCAATATCTCGGGGAGAATCCGCTCGAACATCGAGTACAACCCAAAAGTCACGCTCGAGGCGAGCGAGTTGGGGAAAATGCTCCCCTCGAACGTCGCGCTGGAATTCTCGCTCCAATTTCGAAGCGTGGTCGTTTTTGGCACCGCGCGAGTCGTAACCGAACCTGCAGAAGCGCGTAGATTGTTGTATGGATTGATCGGCAAATACTTCCCCACCCTACAAGCCGGGGAGGAGTATCGCGAGATCACAGAAAAGGAACTCCGCGCCACATCCGTATATGCCATCAAGATCGGGGAATGGAGCGGCAAGGAGAATTGGGCGGATGTCGCCGACCAGAGCGACGAATGGAAACCGCTTGACGCGAAGTGGTTCGAGTACTATCGGAACAATACCTGA
- a CDS encoding DUF4342 domain-containing protein — MNEKTHTEEFRVDGERIVAKIKELLHEGNIRRIIIKDKDGKTVVEIPVTIGVMGALIAPQLAALGAIAALLTEATVVVEKTE, encoded by the coding sequence ATGAACGAAAAAACTCACACTGAAGAATTCCGCGTGGATGGCGAAAGGATCGTCGCCAAGATCAAGGAATTGCTTCACGAAGGCAACATCCGCAGGATCATCATCAAGGATAAGGACGGCAAGACCGTCGTCGAAATCCCCGTTACCATCGGCGTGATGGGAGCCTTGATCGCGCCGCAATTGGCTGCGCTGGGAGCCATCGCTGCGCTATTGACCGAAGCGACCGTGGTTGTCGAAAAAACGGAATAA
- a CDS encoding YjbQ family protein: MKSYRKELWLNVPSRREFVNITRDVEQALQESGIREGLCLVNSMHITSSVFINDDESGLHHDYEKWLEKLAPHEPVNGYRHNDTGEDNADAHMKRQVMGREVVVAVTNGQLDFGTWEQIFYGEFDGRRRKRVLIKIIGE, encoded by the coding sequence ATGAAATCCTATCGCAAAGAACTCTGGCTTAACGTCCCCTCCCGCCGGGAATTCGTCAACATCACCCGCGATGTGGAACAGGCATTGCAGGAAAGCGGGATCAGGGAAGGGTTGTGTCTGGTCAATTCGATGCATATCACATCGTCCGTCTTTATCAACGACGACGAGAGCGGGCTGCATCACGATTACGAGAAATGGCTGGAGAAACTCGCCCCGCACGAGCCGGTCAACGGATACCGGCACAACGACACCGGCGAAGACAACGCCGACGCTCATATGAAGCGCCAGGTGATGGGGCGCGAGGTGGTGGTGGCTGTTACGAATGGTCAGCTTGATTTTGGAACATGGGAGCAGATCTTTTACGGCGAATTCGACGGCAGGCGACGAAAACGAGTTTTGATAAAAATCATCGGAGAATAA
- a CDS encoding aldo/keto reductase → MEKRRFGRTGHESTVAIFGAAAFWEIEQKEADRVMEMVINAGINHIDIAPSYGQAELRVGPWMKTERGRFFLGCKTMERTKEGAWREIHESLERLHTDSFDLYQCHAVTSFDELDSLFAKGGALEALTAARDQGLTNYIGITGHGVDAPKIYLEALRRFDFDSVLFPLNFVQMAMPEYRSAAEELISVCKAKDIGTMIIKSITKGPWGEKPKTATTWYKPFDKMDEIQRGVNFVLSHDVTGVCTAGDVRILPMVIQACENFTPLNKQEEENLIKSGAQFEALFK, encoded by the coding sequence ATGGAAAAAAGGCGGTTCGGACGCACAGGACATGAAAGCACGGTTGCCATCTTTGGCGCCGCGGCATTTTGGGAAATCGAACAAAAAGAAGCTGACCGTGTGATGGAAATGGTCATCAATGCGGGCATCAATCATATTGACATTGCCCCATCCTACGGACAAGCCGAACTGCGCGTCGGTCCGTGGATGAAGACCGAGCGTGGGCGTTTCTTTCTCGGTTGCAAGACCATGGAACGCACAAAAGAAGGCGCATGGCGCGAAATTCATGAATCGCTTGAGCGCCTGCATACCGATTCATTCGACTTGTATCAATGTCATGCCGTCACCAGCTTCGACGAACTGGATTCCCTTTTCGCCAAAGGCGGAGCCTTGGAAGCGTTGACGGCAGCACGCGACCAAGGTCTGACAAACTACATTGGCATCACCGGGCATGGAGTGGATGCTCCCAAGATCTATCTTGAGGCGCTGCGCCGCTTCGATTTTGACTCAGTGCTCTTCCCGCTAAATTTCGTCCAAATGGCTATGCCAGAATATCGCAGCGCCGCTGAAGAATTGATCTCCGTTTGCAAAGCAAAAGATATTGGCACCATGATCATCAAATCGATCACCAAAGGTCCGTGGGGCGAAAAACCCAAAACCGCCACTACTTGGTATAAGCCGTTCGATAAAATGGATGAGATCCAACGCGGAGTTAATTTTGTGCTTTCCCACGATGTCACTGGAGTTTGCACAGCCGGTGACGTTCGAATTCTTCCCATGGTCATTCAGGCTTGTGAAAACTTTACTCCGCTCAATAAACAGGAAGAGGAAAATCTAATTAAAAGTGGCGCACAATT